One window of uncultured Methanoregula sp. genomic DNA carries:
- a CDS encoding thiamine pyrophosphate-dependent enzyme, whose translation MTPRNLITDALNTWCPGCGNFTIQHTLKNILAGMEKEGKSLDDVVLVTGIGCHAKMADYLNINTVYTLHGRTIPVATGIKLANPKLTVICCSGDGDCYAEGLDHLIFAAKRNIDITVIVHNNRVYGLTTGQYTPTSPLGFRGKSTPMGTAEYPFNPIELMLAGGATYIARGYTKKMDQLKKLLEQGISHHGFSFIDVLQICATFFPVADYYGSRVYDLASNDTGDFEAACHVAREWDYNTDSRIALGLFYQRQAPTFEEVMVSPPVAATGRQEAIAALLKSRT comes from the coding sequence ATGACTCCCCGCAACCTTATCACCGATGCGCTGAACACCTGGTGTCCCGGGTGCGGCAACTTCACCATCCAGCATACGCTCAAGAATATCCTTGCCGGTATGGAAAAAGAGGGAAAATCCCTGGATGATGTGGTGCTTGTAACGGGTATCGGCTGTCATGCCAAGATGGCGGATTACCTCAACATCAACACTGTCTACACCCTCCACGGGCGCACCATCCCGGTTGCGACTGGTATCAAGCTGGCAAACCCGAAACTTACGGTCATCTGTTGTTCCGGCGACGGAGACTGTTACGCCGAAGGGCTGGATCATCTTATTTTTGCTGCAAAACGCAACATCGATATCACCGTGATCGTCCACAACAACCGGGTGTACGGCCTCACCACCGGGCAGTACACCCCCACGTCCCCGCTGGGGTTCAGGGGAAAATCCACCCCTATGGGTACTGCCGAGTACCCGTTCAACCCCATCGAGCTGATGCTTGCTGGAGGGGCCACGTATATTGCGCGGGGGTACACGAAGAAGATGGACCAGCTCAAAAAATTATTGGAGCAGGGAATTTCCCATCACGGCTTCTCCTTTATTGACGTGCTCCAGATCTGCGCCACCTTTTTCCCGGTGGCTGATTATTACGGCTCACGGGTATACGATCTCGCGAGCAACGACACCGGGGATTTTGAAGCTGCCTGCCACGTGGCACGGGAGTGGGATTACAATACCGATTCCCGGATTGCACTGGGTCTTTTCTACCAGCGACAGGCCCCGACCTTTGAAGAAGTAATGGTTTCCCCTCCTGTCGCGGCAACAGGAAGGCAGGAAGCCATAGCTGCGCTGCTCAAATCGAGAACCTGA
- a CDS encoding 2-oxoacid:acceptor oxidoreductase subunit alpha, which yields MKEMTVLIGGKAGDGINSAGAMVAQLLNHMGYRIYLYFDYPSLIRGGHNYAIIRGAEQGVGTCREKVDFVLALNQETVEKHRSMWHADTVVLVNADLVKGEGQGIPVKEILALENAPDIMGNSAVIGGFAKAAGIDWETVNTVFLSHIPKGVEMNLNVARRAYDMVAPTRPVSRIPSPALPLIAGNEAIGLGLLKGGLEAYVSYPMTPSSSLLHFLAEQKEHFGIQVVHPENEIAVVLMGLGFACAGKRAAVGTSGGGFCLMTEGLSFAGMAELPLVLVVSQRTGPSTGLPTYTGQSDLRLVLHAGQGEFPRLLVAPGDAGEAVYWSAVAMNLAWKFQIPVFILVDKTLSEGTYSLDPAAFVDPPFTGSPRWDGSVPYRRYADSPSGVSPLAFPGAKDAVVKVNSYAHDEPGITTEEGPMVAMMTEKRLRKWRGLAAEMDNYSPVSTSGAAGAPAALLCWGSTKGVCTEVAGALGLRVVQPVVLSPFPTRQVRKALEGTSRIICVEENATGQLGELAQQHGITADTRILKYDGRPFTREELEGKVREVLA from the coding sequence ATGAAGGAAATGACAGTTCTTATCGGTGGGAAAGCCGGGGATGGGATCAATAGCGCAGGTGCAATGGTTGCCCAGTTGCTTAACCATATGGGGTACAGGATTTACCTGTATTTCGACTACCCCTCCCTGATCCGGGGTGGTCATAATTATGCAATCATACGGGGAGCAGAGCAGGGGGTCGGGACCTGCAGGGAAAAGGTGGATTTCGTGCTGGCCCTCAACCAGGAGACCGTGGAGAAGCACCGCAGCATGTGGCATGCGGACACGGTTGTGCTGGTCAACGCCGACCTTGTGAAAGGCGAGGGACAGGGCATTCCGGTGAAAGAGATCCTTGCCCTGGAGAACGCCCCGGATATTATGGGTAATTCCGCTGTCATCGGCGGGTTTGCAAAAGCCGCAGGTATTGACTGGGAGACCGTGAATACCGTGTTTTTATCCCATATTCCCAAGGGGGTGGAGATGAACCTGAACGTGGCACGGCGGGCATATGATATGGTTGCGCCCACCCGCCCGGTCAGCCGGATACCCTCGCCCGCCCTGCCGCTCATAGCCGGCAACGAGGCAATCGGCCTCGGGCTGCTCAAAGGCGGGCTTGAGGCCTATGTCTCGTATCCCATGACCCCGTCCTCAAGTCTTCTCCATTTCCTTGCCGAACAGAAAGAGCACTTCGGGATACAGGTCGTGCACCCGGAGAACGAGATTGCCGTCGTACTTATGGGGCTTGGGTTTGCCTGTGCCGGTAAACGGGCTGCTGTCGGCACCTCCGGCGGGGGATTCTGCCTGATGACGGAAGGGCTCTCTTTTGCCGGGATGGCGGAACTGCCCCTTGTTCTCGTGGTCTCCCAGCGGACCGGGCCGTCCACGGGGTTGCCGACCTATACCGGCCAGTCTGACCTGCGGCTGGTACTCCATGCCGGCCAGGGAGAATTTCCCCGGCTCCTCGTTGCGCCGGGTGATGCAGGGGAGGCAGTTTACTGGTCAGCGGTTGCGATGAACCTTGCCTGGAAATTCCAGATTCCGGTGTTTATTCTCGTGGACAAGACGCTTTCCGAGGGGACCTACAGCCTCGATCCGGCTGCGTTTGTGGATCCTCCCTTCACGGGCTCTCCCCGCTGGGATGGCAGTGTCCCCTACCGCAGGTATGCTGATTCACCTTCTGGTGTTTCCCCGCTCGCGTTCCCCGGTGCAAAGGATGCAGTGGTCAAGGTGAACAGCTACGCCCATGATGAGCCGGGTATCACTACCGAGGAAGGGCCAATGGTTGCCATGATGACGGAGAAACGGCTCCGGAAATGGCGGGGCCTGGCTGCTGAAATGGACAATTATTCTCCGGTGAGTACCAGCGGAGCTGCCGGTGCACCCGCTGCCCTTCTCTGCTGGGGTTCAACAAAAGGTGTATGTACGGAAGTTGCCGGTGCTCTGGGTCTCCGTGTCGTCCAGCCGGTGGTCCTCTCACCATTCCCGACCCGCCAGGTAAGAAAAGCGCTGGAAGGGACGAGCCGGATCATCTGCGTGGAAGAGAACGCGACAGGACAGCTGGGAGAACTTGCCCAGCAGCACGGTATTACTGCAGATACAAGGATCCTGAAATATGACGGGCGCCCGTTCACCCGTGAAGAACTGGAAGGAAAGGTCCGGGAGGTTCTTGCATGA
- a CDS encoding HEAT repeat domain-containing protein, with translation MDTNGLITDKKAYYIHTTSGMDMDGLIKAIRHKNLGIRWRAALALGDIGEPAVKPLIRALKENDHDVRWLAGLALGKIGKAAIPHLIRALSEQDYDVRWHAARVLAEIGEPAIPHLIASLREEDSDVQWRSAFALSLIGKPAVEPLILALKDSLWWVRVRAVWALGEIRDPRAVEPLIQSVNDMDWYVRWGAADALGKIGDQRAVVCLGKALKEPDSFVQVPATWALGKLGSDAPVETLIQSLKSSDWYVRWGAADALGNIGDPRALETLRNLENDKDEYVRRAAEEAIAKIHKKAGTRPEGSKA, from the coding sequence GTGGACACGAACGGTCTGATAACTGATAAGAAGGCGTATTATATCCATACGACCAGCGGCATGGACATGGATGGCCTCATCAAGGCGATCCGCCATAAGAACCTTGGGATCCGCTGGAGAGCAGCACTTGCCCTTGGAGATATTGGCGAGCCTGCCGTCAAGCCCCTGATCCGGGCCCTCAAGGAGAATGATCACGACGTCCGCTGGCTTGCGGGTCTTGCCCTCGGGAAAATCGGGAAAGCGGCAATCCCCCACCTTATCCGGGCACTCTCCGAACAGGACTACGACGTGCGCTGGCATGCGGCCCGTGTCCTTGCCGAGATTGGGGAGCCGGCAATCCCGCATCTGATCGCCTCGCTCCGCGAAGAGGACAGCGATGTCCAGTGGCGGAGCGCCTTTGCCCTCTCCCTCATAGGAAAACCTGCTGTCGAACCATTGATCCTCGCCCTCAAGGACAGTCTCTGGTGGGTGCGGGTGCGGGCAGTCTGGGCACTGGGAGAGATCCGGGACCCCCGGGCAGTCGAACCCCTCATCCAGTCGGTCAACGACATGGACTGGTATGTCAGGTGGGGAGCTGCTGATGCCCTCGGCAAGATCGGCGACCAACGGGCAGTTGTCTGCCTTGGGAAAGCGTTAAAAGAGCCCGACTCGTTCGTGCAGGTCCCGGCAACCTGGGCGCTGGGCAAGCTGGGAAGCGATGCTCCTGTTGAGACCCTTATCCAGTCGCTGAAAAGTTCCGACTGGTACGTCCGCTGGGGGGCAGCTGACGCACTCGGGAACATTGGCGATCCAAGGGCACTGGAAACACTCCGGAACCTTGAGAATGACAAGGATGAATATGTCCGGCGGGCAGCGGAAGAAGCGATTGCAAAGATTCACAAAAAAGCAGGTACGCGGCCTGAAGGGTCAAAAGCCTGA
- a CDS encoding response regulator, translated as MAGKGKVLLMDDEQIILDVTLEVLKFLGYEVMFAQTGEAAYNLYVQEKKAGSPFDIVILDLSVPEGMGGKETIGKIREFDPHVKAIVSSGYSNDPVVQDYTRYGFSGKLSKPYKINDMKLILEQLMAG; from the coding sequence ATGGCGGGCAAAGGAAAAGTACTCCTGATGGATGACGAGCAGATCATCCTTGATGTAACTCTCGAAGTGCTCAAGTTCCTCGGGTATGAGGTTATGTTTGCACAAACCGGAGAAGCCGCATACAACCTGTACGTGCAGGAGAAGAAAGCCGGCTCCCCTTTCGATATCGTCATTCTCGACCTTTCGGTGCCTGAAGGTATGGGCGGGAAAGAAACCATCGGCAAAATCAGGGAATTCGATCCTCATGTGAAAGCCATCGTATCGAGCGGGTACAGCAACGATCCTGTTGTGCAGGATTATACCCGGTACGGATTTTCGGGAAAACTCTCGAAACCCTACAAGATCAATGATATGAAACTGATCCTCGAGCAGCTGATGGCCGGATAA
- a CDS encoding DUF1894 domain-containing protein, giving the protein MGCVESMNYEIVLRDATFKESRDYIKSNFREFIDVQPGFKIFEVHVIGLPPIAIGLDGDFVIFPYTKPCHGTFLLRVEDAEEAARLRSLKK; this is encoded by the coding sequence ATGGGCTGCGTAGAATCGATGAATTACGAGATCGTGCTGCGGGATGCGACATTCAAGGAGTCGCGGGATTATATCAAGTCCAATTTCAGGGAATTTATTGATGTCCAGCCCGGGTTCAAGATATTTGAGGTCCACGTGATCGGGCTGCCCCCGATTGCTATAGGACTTGATGGCGACTTCGTCATCTTTCCCTATACCAAGCCCTGCCACGGGACCTTCCTTCTCAGGGTAGAGGATGCGGAAGAAGCAGCACGGTTGCGTTCGCTTAAAAAGTGA
- a CDS encoding DUF1890 domain-containing protein, producing METGEPPAIAETALLVLGCPQVPVQTSIALYLINRLKQAGFVPVVAGNKAANTLLLVADPDRHYLGEVMDLDRAVAQISDKKRDFDRCFVFIHNDAGVSYAATMSAISKAKLYAIVYGEHYEEQVKKIEFPCTTIAAKAVHNPLPLKKAIDEVKPWAA from the coding sequence ATGGAGACCGGAGAACCCCCAGCAATTGCAGAGACGGCACTTCTCGTACTCGGGTGCCCGCAGGTACCGGTGCAGACCAGTATCGCACTGTACCTGATAAACCGTCTTAAACAGGCCGGGTTTGTCCCGGTCGTGGCAGGAAACAAAGCCGCCAATACGCTGCTCCTGGTGGCGGATCCGGACCGGCACTACCTTGGGGAAGTCATGGATCTTGACCGGGCAGTTGCGCAGATCTCCGATAAGAAACGGGACTTCGACCGCTGTTTTGTCTTTATCCACAACGATGCCGGGGTCAGCTATGCGGCAACGATGAGCGCAATCTCGAAGGCAAAACTGTACGCTATCGTTTATGGCGAGCATTATGAAGAGCAGGTGAAGAAGATCGAGTTCCCCTGCACTACCATTGCGGCAAAAGCCGTGCACAACCCCCTGCCCCTGAAAAAAGCAATCGATGAGGTGAAACCATGGGCTGCGTAG
- the fdhD gene encoding formate dehydrogenase accessory sulfurtransferase FdhD — MIYTHHSIQVIAGQARETDDAIVIEDRFELLLNDKPVTEMVASRDQLRELGAGYLVSEGIVRCVDKVTIDGDRILAYSDTGCDLKWTKREVGSSGGLSFLSELPRLVSDIRLSPDEVSAVTREIETELWRKTGGVHCSVLFRDNKLLAKSSDVGRHNTVDKLIGYAALNGIDLSRCVIGCTGRQPAGMVRKSARAGIPVIISRAASTDKGIAAADAAGITLVGFSRGDRFTVYTHPERITGIIPPVS, encoded by the coding sequence ATGATTTACACGCATCACAGCATCCAGGTGATTGCCGGCCAGGCCCGGGAAACCGACGATGCCATTGTCATTGAGGACCGGTTCGAACTCCTGCTCAACGATAAGCCGGTAACCGAGATGGTGGCGAGTCGCGACCAGCTCCGGGAACTGGGTGCAGGTTATCTTGTGAGCGAGGGAATAGTCCGCTGCGTGGACAAAGTAACTATCGACGGGGATCGCATCCTTGCCTATTCCGATACCGGCTGCGACCTGAAATGGACGAAACGCGAGGTTGGATCATCCGGAGGTCTCAGTTTTCTCTCGGAACTGCCCCGGCTGGTCTCGGATATCCGCCTGTCCCCTGATGAGGTGAGTGCTGTTACCCGGGAGATCGAGACCGAGCTCTGGAGAAAAACCGGCGGTGTGCATTGTTCGGTCCTGTTCCGGGACAACAAGCTCCTTGCCAAGAGCAGCGATGTGGGCCGGCACAATACGGTTGACAAGCTTATCGGGTACGCGGCTCTCAACGGGATCGATCTCTCCCGCTGCGTTATCGGCTGTACCGGGCGCCAGCCGGCCGGTATGGTCCGGAAGTCTGCCCGGGCCGGTATTCCCGTGATAATTTCCCGGGCTGCATCGACCGATAAGGGAATAGCAGCAGCAGATGCGGCGGGGATAACCCTTGTCGGGTTCTCCCGGGGAGACCGGTTCACGGTTTACACGCACCCCGAAAGGATCACGGGGATCATCCCTCCGGTGAGCTGA
- the cutA gene encoding divalent-cation tolerance protein CutA, with translation MEKKDAAGTARDICVIYSIAPPVESAGLARSLINKNLAACVNITPVRSLYRWKGEFCDDEEHLLIIKTRRELAEAVIDAIKEEHPYEVPEIIALPVIAGSVPYLEWVYGETKGS, from the coding sequence ATGGAGAAGAAGGATGCCGCTGGAACGGCCCGTGATATCTGCGTCATTTATTCTATCGCTCCTCCGGTGGAGTCTGCCGGGCTGGCCCGCAGTCTCATTAATAAGAACCTCGCTGCCTGCGTGAATATCACGCCGGTGCGTTCCCTCTACCGGTGGAAAGGGGAGTTCTGCGACGATGAGGAGCACCTGCTCATCATCAAGACCAGGAGGGAACTCGCAGAGGCTGTGATAGACGCGATAAAGGAAGAGCACCCTTATGAAGTGCCCGAGATCATTGCCCTTCCGGTCATTGCCGGGTCTGTTCCCTATCTCGAGTGGGTATACGGGGAAACGAAAGGATCATGA
- a CDS encoding LL-diaminopimelate aminotransferase produces MYASRMSNLPPYLFARIDEMKAEQRKKGVDLIDLGVGDPDLATPAHIVEALCTAAKDSKNHHYPDYAGMPAYRSAVAGWYRKRFGVTLDAGKEVLALMGSKDGIAHIAEAFVNPGDYVLAPSPGYPVYRTGTLFAEGRVHDMPLLRENNFVPVLADIPKKIAKEAKILYINYPNNPTAAVAPDGFYKEVVDFAAENDVVVVSDNAYSEISYDGYRAPSFLETKGAMEVGIEMHSLSKTYNMTGWRIGMAVGNAEIIAGLGRVKTNVDSGVFDAVQHAAITALSGPQDCVKEACTIYQERRDVLVKGLRGLGFDVPLPKATFYVWMPVKDCMAFSAKLLNEAGIVATPGVGFGASGEGYVRFAITRPVARINEAIERMRRMNL; encoded by the coding sequence ATGTATGCATCACGGATGAGCAATCTCCCGCCGTATCTTTTTGCACGGATCGACGAGATGAAAGCCGAACAACGGAAAAAAGGCGTTGACCTCATAGACCTCGGTGTCGGAGACCCGGACCTTGCAACACCGGCCCATATCGTGGAAGCCCTCTGCACAGCAGCAAAGGACTCAAAGAATCACCACTACCCGGACTATGCCGGCATGCCTGCGTACCGGAGTGCGGTCGCCGGCTGGTACAGGAAGCGCTTCGGCGTCACCCTTGATGCAGGAAAAGAAGTCCTTGCCCTGATGGGCTCAAAAGACGGTATTGCCCACATAGCTGAGGCGTTCGTGAACCCCGGTGATTACGTTCTCGCCCCGAGCCCCGGCTATCCCGTGTACCGGACCGGCACCCTCTTTGCCGAGGGCCGGGTCCACGATATGCCACTTTTACGGGAGAATAATTTTGTTCCCGTGCTTGCGGATATCCCGAAGAAGATCGCAAAAGAGGCAAAGATCCTCTACATAAACTACCCGAACAACCCGACGGCTGCCGTGGCTCCCGACGGGTTCTACAAGGAAGTCGTGGACTTTGCCGCTGAGAACGATGTCGTAGTTGTCTCGGATAATGCCTATTCCGAGATATCGTACGACGGTTACCGTGCCCCATCGTTCCTTGAGACGAAAGGCGCCATGGAAGTGGGTATCGAGATGCACTCGCTCTCCAAGACCTACAACATGACCGGCTGGCGGATCGGTATGGCAGTCGGCAATGCCGAGATCATTGCCGGGCTCGGACGGGTAAAAACCAACGTGGACTCCGGTGTCTTTGACGCGGTGCAGCACGCCGCCATCACCGCACTCAGCGGTCCGCAGGACTGCGTGAAGGAGGCCTGCACGATCTACCAGGAGCGCCGCGATGTGCTTGTCAAAGGCCTGCGGGGACTCGGGTTCGATGTGCCGCTTCCAAAGGCAACGTTCTATGTCTGGATGCCGGTAAAGGACTGCATGGCATTCTCGGCAAAACTGCTCAATGAAGCAGGCATCGTGGCAACACCGGGGGTTGGCTTTGGAGCAAGCGGCGAAGGCTACGTCCGGTTTGCGATTACGCGCCCGGTTGCACGGATCAACGAAGCGATCGAGCGGATGCGGAGGATGAACCTGTGA
- a CDS encoding nucleic acid-binding protein, with protein MLFHYALVDDLISKEEFERRVEVKIDDCGDLVDEPTAAMMVVGELGREHVKIKGLSAKSSLFSFFGKVVDKTDPKEFDRADGEKGWVATILLGDETGTTRVVLWDQKAGAVLDTAIGEVLEVIGRHPGKSTKEIYALALRKASCEISCTMTTGAGNLANEPVELDVVILAKEPPRTFTKRDGTTGEMVEVIIGDAEGTSRLVAWVPELLAELPPGTTVHITNAKPNSRSEGRNYSLDEKSTVTTAEHAVTVPFASLSSVSDQGMYSVKGEVKQLQQPRSFTTKAGTASWVRNVLISDGRDDLKIVLWGENALIPLNPGDLVEVYHAAAKPGRFGGIELGVGRGSAFRVPDREARPITFSGTIIAGPGGLFIDNGRERYLIEGPFTHGTEMVVRGVLTGSRIVPESTEPVMVTAADLLGKIQKFRQELKP; from the coding sequence ATGCTCTTCCATTACGCGCTCGTCGACGACCTCATCTCGAAGGAGGAATTTGAACGGCGCGTAGAGGTGAAGATCGATGACTGCGGGGATCTGGTGGACGAGCCGACTGCCGCCATGATGGTGGTTGGCGAACTGGGTCGCGAGCACGTGAAGATCAAGGGACTCTCGGCCAAATCCAGCCTTTTTTCTTTTTTCGGGAAAGTTGTTGACAAGACCGATCCCAAGGAATTTGACCGGGCCGATGGCGAGAAAGGCTGGGTTGCCACGATCCTGCTCGGTGACGAGACCGGAACAACACGGGTCGTTCTCTGGGATCAGAAAGCGGGAGCGGTGCTGGATACCGCGATCGGGGAAGTGCTCGAAGTTATCGGCCGCCACCCGGGAAAGAGCACGAAAGAGATCTATGCCCTTGCCCTGAGAAAAGCGAGCTGCGAGATCTCCTGCACAATGACCACGGGGGCCGGGAATCTCGCGAACGAGCCGGTGGAACTGGACGTTGTCATTCTGGCAAAAGAGCCGCCACGGACGTTTACGAAACGGGACGGAACCACGGGAGAGATGGTGGAGGTTATCATCGGCGATGCCGAAGGAACCTCCCGGCTCGTGGCATGGGTCCCGGAACTGCTTGCTGAACTGCCCCCGGGCACAACGGTCCATATCACGAACGCAAAACCCAACAGCAGGTCGGAGGGAAGGAATTACAGCCTCGACGAAAAGAGCACGGTGACCACAGCTGAGCATGCCGTTACCGTTCCCTTCGCTTCGCTCTCCTCTGTGAGCGATCAGGGCATGTATTCAGTAAAAGGCGAAGTGAAACAGCTGCAGCAGCCACGATCGTTCACCACCAAGGCCGGCACGGCATCGTGGGTCAGGAACGTGCTCATCAGCGACGGGAGAGATGACCTGAAGATCGTGCTCTGGGGAGAAAATGCCCTCATCCCCCTGAATCCCGGTGACCTGGTGGAAGTCTACCATGCAGCCGCCAAGCCGGGAAGATTTGGCGGCATAGAACTCGGGGTAGGGCGAGGGAGCGCATTCCGGGTTCCGGACAGGGAGGCACGGCCCATAACGTTCTCCGGAACCATCATCGCCGGCCCGGGGGGGTTGTTCATCGATAACGGCAGGGAACGTTACCTGATTGAAGGGCCATTTACCCACGGGACGGAGATGGTGGTGAGAGGGGTTCTCACCGGCAGCAGGATAGTACCGGAATCCACAGAACCGGTCATGGTCACCGCTGCGGATCTGCTCGGGAAGATCCAGAAGTTCCGGCAGGAACTCAAGCCGTAA
- the radA gene encoding DNA repair and recombination protein RadA: MAEGPLEIEDLPGVGPSTADKLREAGYLSVESIATASPAELSEVSEISESTAKKIIKAAREIADVGGFKTGKDIFEARKDVKKLSFRVPELDALLGGGMETQAITEMYGEFGSGKSQIVHQMAVNVQLPVELGGLNGSAIYIDTENTFRPERIEQMVNGLGLDDVPDAQEFLNNIHIARAHTSDHQMLLIDNSRELADELKTSDKPVKLFIIDSLTAHFRAEYAGRGTLAARQQKLNRHMHELFKLIDQHNAVGLVTNQVMSNPAVFFGDPTKPIGGNIVGHTATFRLYLRKSKGGKRIARLVDSPNLPEGEAPFMVEEAGLKSC; encoded by the coding sequence ATGGCTGAAGGACCATTGGAAATTGAAGATTTACCGGGCGTAGGCCCGAGCACCGCAGACAAGCTTCGTGAAGCCGGGTACCTCTCTGTCGAGAGTATCGCAACTGCATCCCCCGCAGAACTCTCCGAGGTCTCGGAGATATCTGAATCGACCGCCAAGAAGATCATCAAGGCCGCCCGCGAGATTGCGGATGTCGGCGGGTTCAAGACCGGCAAGGATATCTTTGAAGCAAGAAAAGATGTCAAGAAACTCTCGTTCCGGGTTCCCGAGCTGGATGCCCTCCTCGGGGGCGGCATGGAAACGCAGGCCATCACCGAGATGTACGGTGAGTTCGGTTCCGGTAAGAGTCAGATTGTCCACCAGATGGCAGTCAATGTCCAGCTTCCCGTGGAGCTTGGCGGCCTGAATGGCAGTGCCATTTACATTGATACCGAGAACACGTTCCGCCCCGAACGTATCGAGCAGATGGTCAACGGGCTTGGTCTTGACGATGTCCCGGATGCGCAGGAATTTTTGAACAATATCCATATCGCCCGGGCGCATACCTCGGATCACCAGATGCTCCTCATCGACAATTCACGCGAGCTGGCGGACGAGCTCAAGACCAGCGACAAGCCGGTCAAGCTCTTCATCATCGATTCCTTAACTGCCCACTTCCGGGCAGAGTACGCCGGCCGTGGCACCCTTGCAGCCCGCCAGCAGAAACTCAACCGGCACATGCACGAGCTCTTCAAGCTCATTGACCAGCACAACGCAGTAGGACTCGTGACCAACCAGGTCATGTCGAACCCGGCGGTCTTCTTCGGGGACCCCACCAAACCGATCGGGGGGAACATTGTCGGGCACACCGCTACCTTCCGGCTCTACCTCAGGAAGAGCAAAGGCGGGAAACGCATTGCACGTCTCGTGGACAGTCCCAACCTTCCCGAAGGCGAAGCACCGTTCATGGTTGAAGAGGCAGGTCTCAAGTCGTGTTGA
- a CDS encoding phosphoglycolate phosphatase — MLKALLTDIDGTITNSSRRIDTEAVELIRSLADQGIEVVLASGNAPCFMEALCKMIGTQGSFIAENGGVFRAGYPGKLRIQGSQEECRRALETLQDYYRKQGKELELFSPNYRFADLAFARTVPVEEVRSILRDHPVQVLDTGYAIHLQSPDVNKGTALVALAPELGLSPEDFLAVGDSLNDLQMLRTAGIGVTVANAHPEIKAVAQYTAEKEYGKGFVEAVNKYYSYFRAR; from the coding sequence GTGTTGAAAGCGCTCCTGACTGATATTGACGGGACGATCACCAACAGCTCCCGCAGGATAGACACCGAAGCTGTTGAGCTGATCCGCTCCCTTGCAGATCAGGGGATCGAAGTTGTACTTGCAAGCGGGAATGCTCCGTGCTTCATGGAAGCACTCTGCAAGATGATAGGAACACAGGGAAGCTTCATTGCCGAGAACGGCGGGGTCTTCCGGGCGGGATATCCCGGAAAACTCCGTATTCAGGGCAGCCAGGAGGAGTGTCGCAGGGCACTTGAAACACTCCAGGATTATTACCGGAAACAGGGAAAGGAACTGGAACTCTTCAGTCCCAATTACCGGTTTGCCGATCTCGCCTTTGCCCGGACCGTTCCCGTTGAGGAAGTCAGATCCATCCTCCGGGATCATCCGGTCCAGGTGCTGGACACAGGATATGCAATCCATCTCCAGTCACCGGATGTCAATAAGGGGACTGCACTGGTGGCTCTGGCCCCGGAACTGGGACTCTCTCCCGAAGACTTCCTCGCAGTCGGGGATTCGCTCAACGATCTCCAGATGCTCAGAACCGCCGGTATCGGCGTTACCGTGGCAAATGCACACCCGGAGATCAAGGCTGTTGCACAATATACGGCAGAAAAAGAGTATGGGAAAGGCTTCGTTGAAGCCGTCAACAAATATTATTCTTATTTTCGCGCAAGGTAG
- a CDS encoding PRC-barrel domain-containing protein: MTRVFARSLSRKKIMSNDGKLIGTLKNIRVDFDSGQILEMIIHPDQTFATDGYTLEDDKLLLIPFEAVKDIKDYIVVDRYLARK, from the coding sequence ATGACTCGTGTATTCGCCCGTAGCCTTTCCAGAAAAAAGATCATGAGCAATGACGGCAAGCTCATTGGAACCCTCAAGAACATCAGGGTCGATTTCGACTCAGGCCAGATTCTCGAGATGATCATCCACCCCGACCAGACCTTCGCCACGGACGGCTACACCCTGGAAGATGACAAGCTCCTTCTCATCCCCTTCGAGGCTGTGAAGGATATCAAGGACTATATTGTTGTTGACCGCTACCTTGCGCGAAAATAA
- a CDS encoding histone: MTELSQAAVERIIKKAGADRVSADATLTLAEMMEEYGAFLAKEAKKMSDHAGRKTLRGSDIRMAAEMFK; encoded by the coding sequence ATGACCGAACTATCCCAGGCTGCTGTTGAACGTATCATCAAGAAGGCCGGTGCCGACCGTGTCAGCGCCGATGCAACGTTAACCCTCGCGGAGATGATGGAAGAATACGGAGCCTTCCTTGCAAAGGAAGCAAAAAAGATGTCCGACCATGCCGGGAGGAAGACTCTTCGGGGATCCGATATCCGCATGGCCGCTGAAATGTTCAAATAA